In one window of Malassezia japonica chromosome 9, complete sequence DNA:
- a CDS encoding uncharacterized protein (COG:S; EggNog:ENOG503Q2BQ), protein MVTGAVALYYYAPWSELDLSMGQFLSHPFNADGDFGMISEYSEFIGENEDDDDELVDPDLLDGFDPRGDNKVMNVVLTSSDPTSELCHKPLMLDLTNKKSASMPPSRTQSDEASSSSEDADDDVDEQTRSSVPSILKRDSQPFPSALLCNPLTLGYDSPRQSKRMARYASRDSASPLAHLISPRSGSAIASSETDTPRSLDAETDRSYSRSSVGTPRSVVLTEPDWTPFTDIHDRARKRAVVANLVNTVSELHSQRSSPTKKGKSLPILESLPFEPPQELGDGSEFWFERFTRSTAAAGKHWDWRRRSSTELVEQLDTELANNLAEIHSETEPEKRNLVLVP, encoded by the exons ATGGTCACAGGTGCCGTCGCCCTGTACTACTACGCGCCATGGAGTGAACTTGACCTCAGCATGGGCCAGTTCCTCTCTCACCCTTTCAACGCGGATGGCGACTTTGGTATGATCTCGGAATACTCGGAATTTATCGGAGAGAATGAAGATGATGATGATGAGCTTGTCGATCCTGATCTTCTAGATGGATTTGACCCGCGCGGTGACAACAAGGTCATGAACGTGGTCCTGACCAGCTCGGACCCTACGAGCGAATTGTGCCACAAGCCGCTCATGCTTGATTTGACCAACAAAAAGTCTGCATCGATGCCTCCCTCGCGGACTCAATCG GACGAAGCAAGCTCGAGTTCGGAGGACGCTGACGACGATGTCGACGAACAAACGCGTTCTTCGGTCCCATCGATTCTGAAGCGCGACAGCCAGCCTTTCCCTTCCGCGCTTCTGTGCAACCCCCTCACGCTGGGATACGACTCCCCTCGCCAGTCCAAGCGCATGGCTCGCTATGCCTCACGGgactcggcgtcgccgctgGCTCACCTCATTTCGCCGCGGTCCGGATCGGCTATTGCCTCGTCTGAGACGGATACGCCGCGCTCGTTGGATGCCGAGACCGACCGCAGCTACAGTCGCAGCAGTGTCGGCACGCCCCGCAGTGTCGTGCTGACCGAACCGGACTGGACGCCGTTTACCGATATCCACGATCGCGCGCGGAAGCGGGCGGTGGTGGCCAACCTCGTGAACACGGTGAGCGAACTTCACTCGCAAAGGTCCTCGCCTACGAAGAAGGGGAAGTCACTGCCCATCTTGGAATCGCTTCCGTTTGAGCCTCCGCAGGAGCTGGGCGATGGAAGCGAGTTTTGGTTCGAGCGATTCACGCGCAGCactgctgctgcaggaAAACACTGGGATTGGCGTCGCCGGTCCTCGACCGAACTCGTCGAGCAACTGGATACCGAGCTCGCCAATaacctcgccgagatccATTCCGAGACGGAACCGGAGAAGA GAAACCTCGTCCTGGTACCCTGA